In Tubulanus polymorphus chromosome 2, tnTubPoly1.2, whole genome shotgun sequence, a single window of DNA contains:
- the LOC141898983 gene encoding uncharacterized protein LOC141898983, with amino-acid sequence MDCKKRRKSNWTEEDFSRPRKREIQYLKDRVQQRDTNKLKNEVWQCITNQVNAASTEERTVLETKKKFEDLKAAAKKKANWIKNSSNRTGGGEPTSLQLTPVEEAIVFMIGSDAVYGLKGLDSSNCTHEDHVILVDASVPVQVANEGLTVKPTDRSTPKTMKRSDCSREKGSGTDCKEVKRPKMSHKIGGQDELFEIERERLSIEKQ; translated from the exons ATGGATTGTAAGAAAAGACGCAAGTCCAATTGGACGGAAGAAGATTTTAGTAGACCTCGTAAGCGAGAAATACAATACCTTAAAGACCGCGTTCAACAACGTGATACAAATAAACTGAAGAACGAAGTTTGGCAATGCATTACAAATCAAGTGAATGCCGCTTCAACCGAGGAAAGGACAGTTTTAGAAACGAAGAAGAAATTCGAAGATTTGAAAGCTGCAGCAAAAAAGAAAGCGAACTGGATCAAGAACTCTTCTAATCGAACTGGTGGAGGAGAACCAACGTCACTTCAGTTGACACCCGTGGAAGAGGCGATCGTGTTTATGATTGGAAGCGATGCAGTGTATGGTTTAAAAGGGTTAGATTCCAGCAACTGTACACATGAAGATCATGTCATTTTGGTAGATGCATCCGTGCCGGTTCAGGTAGCCAACGAAGGTCTTACTGTAAAGCCAACCGATCGATCTACACCG AAAACTATGAAAAGAAGTGATTGTAGCCGTGAGAAGGGATCAGGAACCGATTGTAAGGAAGTGAAGCGACCGAAAATGTCTCATAAAATTGGCGGCCAAGATGAactttttgaaatcgaaaGAGAGAGACTTTCCATTGAAAAGCAATGA